In a single window of the Candidatus Zixiibacteriota bacterium genome:
- the lgt gene encoding prolipoprotein diacylglyceryl transferase, with protein MYPEVFHIGPLPIRSYGLMLAVSFFLGVLYIAHTAKKYNRPFEPLLTIAYIMIGGGVIGARLFYVATHLSDFSDNWLSSFNPFSQGQFGIAGLNLYGGVIAAVLGTVIYCRIKKMSVLDVFDFFSPTLGLGLAFTRIGCFLNGCCFGTPTDLPWGVSFPVGSIPYYIFGDTHLHPSQLYSSLYGLFLFILLHIMMKHRKFVGQLVAVMFMVEAVFRYAIEYVRYYESEMHVSFLGMNPTYNHLVSIGLFLLGAGIYIVQSKRTRAGS; from the coding sequence ATGTATCCTGAAGTTTTCCATATTGGTCCGCTGCCTATAAGAAGTTACGGTTTGATGCTGGCGGTCTCGTTCTTTCTGGGTGTCTTATACATCGCCCACACAGCCAAGAAATACAATCGACCGTTCGAACCGCTGTTGACCATAGCCTATATCATGATCGGCGGGGGAGTGATAGGGGCACGGCTCTTCTACGTCGCCACACACCTGAGTGACTTTTCCGACAACTGGCTGAGCAGTTTCAATCCGTTTTCGCAGGGCCAGTTCGGCATCGCCGGCTTGAATCTGTACGGCGGAGTTATCGCGGCCGTTTTGGGAACAGTTATCTATTGCCGAATAAAAAAAATGTCGGTGCTCGATGTTTTCGACTTCTTCTCCCCCACGCTCGGTCTGGGCCTGGCTTTTACACGTATCGGGTGTTTTCTTAATGGATGCTGTTTCGGCACTCCGACGGATCTCCCATGGGGAGTGTCTTTCCCGGTTGGATCAATCCCATACTACATTTTCGGAGATACTCACCTACACCCTTCGCAACTGTACAGTTCATTATACGGGTTATTTCTGTTCATCCTGCTTCACATCATGATGAAGCACCGAAAATTCGTGGGTCAACTGGTCGCGGTGATGTTTATGGTGGAAGCAGTGTTCCGGTACGCGATTGAATACGTACGCTACTACGAGTCAGAAATGCATGTTTCATTCTTGGGCATGAATCCGACTTACAATCACCTGGTATCTATCGGGCTTTTCCTGCTCGGTGCGGGTATTTATATCGTCCAGAGCAAACGAACTCGGGCCGGCTCCTGA